One genomic region from Salvia hispanica cultivar TCC Black 2014 chromosome 2, UniMelb_Shisp_WGS_1.0, whole genome shotgun sequence encodes:
- the LOC125204427 gene encoding transmembrane 9 superfamily member 7-like, translating to MGRRSPDRVAAIVSCLLVLFSSAHSFYLPGVAPRDFARGDELPVKVNKLSSTKTQLPYDYYFLKYCKPTKIQNVAENLGEVLRGDRIENSIYTFNMREEKSCTVACKSHLDAQAAKDFKEKIDDEYRVNMILDNLPVAVLRQRRDGIPSTTYEHGYRVGFKGNYAGSKEEKYFIHNHLSFRVKYHKDPETDTARIVGFEVSPGSINHEFKEWDEKNPNVPTCNQNTKNMVQGSTVPQEVDKDKDIVFTYDVTFKESDIKWASRWDTYLLMNDDQIHWFSIINSLMIVLFLSGMVAMIMMRTLYKDIANYNQLETQDEAQEETGWKLVHGDVFRAPSNYGLLCVYVGTGIQIFAMTLVTMIFALLGFLSPSNRGGLMTAMVLLWVFMGLFGGYSSARLYKMFKGTEWKRNTLKTAFMFPGILFAVFFVLNALIWGEKSSGAVPFGTMFALVCLWFGISVPLVFVGSYLGFKKPAVEDPVKTNKIPRQVPEQAWYMKPIFSVLIGGILPFGAVFIELFFILTSIWLNQFYYIFGFLFIVFVILIVTSAEITIVLCYFQLCSEDYNWWWRAYLTAGSSALYLFLYSAFYFFTKLEITKLVSGILYFGYMLIASYAFFALTGTIGFYACFWFVRKIYSSVKID from the exons GGGGATGAACTTCCTGTGAAAGTGAACAAGCTGTCATCTACTAAGACACAACTTCCATATGACTATTATTTCTTGAAATACTGCAAGCCAACTAAGATTCAGAATGTTGCTGAAAACCTTGGTGAGGTGCTTCGAGGCGACCGTAtagaaaattcaatttatact TTTAACATGAGGGAAGAAAAATCTTGTACGGTGGCTTGCAAAAGTCATCTTGATGCTCAAGCTGCAAAAGATTTCAAGGAAAAAATAGATGACGAGTACAGAGTCAATAT GATTCTGGATAATCTTCCAGTAGCTGTACTTAGGCAAAGGAGAGATGGAATTCCATCTACAACTTATGAGCATGGTTATCGTGTAGGATTCAAGGGAAACTATGCTGGG AGCAAAGAggagaaatattttattcataaccACTTAAGCTTCAGAGTTAAGTATCATAAAGATCCTGAGACTGATACTGCTCGAATTGTTGGATTTGAAGTATCCCCTGGAAG CATTAACCATGAGTTCAAGGAGTGGGATGAAAAGAACCCTAACGTGCCAACGTGCAAccaaaacaccaaaaatatgGTTCAGGGTAGTACTGTACCACAGGAAGTGGATAAAGACAAAGACATCGTATTTACTTACGACGTTACTTTCAAG GAGAGTGATATCAAGTGGGCATCCAGGTGGGATACTTACCTTCTCATGAACGATGATCAGATTCACTGGTTTTCAATCATTAACTCCTTGATGATTGTCCTCTTCCTTTCTGGAATGGTTGCCATGATAATGATGAGAACTCTGTACAAGGATATTGCCAACTATAATCAATTGGAAACCCAAGATGAAGCTCAAGAAGAAACTGGGTGGAAGCTGGTTCATGGAGATGTTTTTAGAGCACCATCAAACTATGGATTGCTGTGTGTTTACGTTGGTACCGGCATTCAGATCTTTGCAATGACACTCGTCACAATGATTTTCGCATTGCTTGGTTTCCTATCTCCTTCCAACCGTGGTGGGCTGATGACAGCTATGGTTCTCTTGTGGGTTTTTATGGGGTTGTTCGGTGGATACTCGTCTGCCCGTCTTTACAAAATGTTCAAGGGCACTGAGTGGAAGAGGAACACCTTAAAAACAGCCTTCATGTTCCCCGGTATACTCTTTGCAGTCTTCTTTGTGTTGAATGCACTCATTTGGGGTGAAAAGTCATCTGGTGCCGTACCTTTTGGAACAATGTTTGCGCTTGTATGTCTGTGGTTTGGAATATCAGTACCATTGGTATTTGTTGGTAGTTATTTGGGATTTAAAAAGCCTGCCGTTGAAGATCCTGTGAAGACAAATAAAATCCCGAGGCAGGTACCCGAACAGGCCTGGTACATGAAACCAATATTCTCTGTGCTCATCGGAG GCATTCTTCCATTCGGTGCAGTTTTCATCGAGTTATTCTTCATCTTGACTTCCATCTGGCTGAACCAGTTCTACTACATCTTCGGCTTCCTCTTCATCGTTTTCGTGATCTTGATAGTCACATCCGCAGAGATCACAATCGTCCTCTGCTATTTCCAGCTCTGCAGCGAAGACTATAACTGGTGGTGGAGAGCTTATCTGACAGCTGGCTCCTCCGCTCTGTACCTCTTCCTGTACTCAGCTTTCTACTTCTTCACCAAGCTGGAAATCACCAAGCTCGTTTCGGGTATTCTGTATTTCGGGTACATGCTCATCGCATCATATGCTTTCTTTGCCCTGACCGGAACTATCGGGTTCTATGCTTGCTTCTGGTTTGTCCGGAAGATATACTCCTCCGTGAAGATCGATTAA
- the LOC125204435 gene encoding uncharacterized protein LOC125204435 produces MLVRRAGRAGRIRRGGRSGPGRRRPGRVRRRRRKGKEELVCLYPFTKSCSATQRKIKQQYDQLVKSHGSNGLTLDQVGQFVNCLVEARNELQSKSEVIKRRFTITKALLFKADRSSFDRLRQQIYKLELEQKRLEEDAFVYNWLQQQLKVSPAYKKMLEISACMETKAKSSSPEESQDASFCDISFEELLAQEKKDAFWQRNGKLRTCSG; encoded by the exons ATGCTGGTGAGGAGAGCGGGCCGGGCCGGGAGGAtaagaagaggaggaagaagcgGGCCAGGAAGAAGAAGGCCGGGCCGagtgaggaggaggaggaggaaagGGAAGGAGGAGTTGGTGTGTTTGTATCCTTTCACAAAGAGTTGTAGTGCTACGCAGAGGAAGATCAAGCAGCAGTATGATCAGCTTGTCAAGTCTCATGGATCAAATGGATTGACTCTTGAtcag GTTGGACAATTCGTCAATTGCCTGGTTGAAGCGAGAAACGAGCTGCAAAGCAA ATCCGAAGTCATCAAGAGGAGATTCACAATCACCAAGGCCCTTCTGTTTAAGGCCGACAGATCCTCCTTTGACCGCCTCCGGCAACAG ATATACAAGCTGGAACTAGAGCAGAAGAGACTAGAAGAGGACGCTTTCGTCTATAACTGGCTTCAACAGCAGCTTAAGGTCTCTCCCGCATACAAGAAG ATGCTAGAAATCAGCGCGTGTATGGAGACGAAAGCAAAGTCCAGCAGCCCTGAAGAGAGCCAAGACGCCAGCTTCTGCGATATATCATTTGAGGAACTACTAGCACAAGAGAAGAAGGACGCATTTTG GCAGAGAAACGGGAAGCTGAGAACGTGCTCGGGGTGA
- the LOC125204425 gene encoding beta-galactosidase-like has translation MGLKLNIAICNVIFVVLLSSWVSSVEASVSYDSRAISVNGERKILISGSIHYPRSTPEMWPDLIQKAKEGGVDVIQTYVFWNGHEPEPGKYYFEERYDLVKFIKLIKEAGLYVHLRIGPYACAEWNFGGFPVWLKYVPGISFRTNNEPFKAAMQKFTTMIVDMMKAEKLYETQGGPIILSQIENEYGPMEYELGAPAVAYSEWAAKMAVDLGTGVPWIMCKQDDAPDPIINTCNGYYCDYFSPNKAYKPKMWTEAWTGWFTEFGGPVPYRPVEDMAYSVAKFIQSGGSYINYYMFHGGTNFGRTAGGPFIATSYDYDAPLDEYGLPREPKYGHLKDLHRAIKLCEPALLSGDLTVTSLGNYQEAHVYKSKSGLCAAFLGNYDQHSFAKVAFADQHYNLPPWSISILPDCKNTVYNTARIGAQSSQMKMTPVSKDFEWTSYNEEAASRGANSFTMVGLVEQVNTTRDNTDYLWYTTEVEIDPSEGFLRGGKPPVLTVSSAGHALHVFINGQLSGTAYGSLEDPRLTFSDSVPLKAGVNQISLLSIAVGLPNIGPHFETWKAGVLGPVSLTGLNERKRDLTWQKWSYTVGLEGESLSLHSISGSSSVEWVEGSLVSERQPLTWYKTTFNAPEGDEPLALDMNTMSKGQVWINGQSIGRYWTQYKASNGCTPCNYTGWFTEKKCLTNCGEASQRWYHVPRSWLRPTGNLLVVFEEWGGNPYGITLVKREVASVCSDIYEWQPTLVNWELRSYWKVDKPLRPKAHLSCATGQKISSIKFASFGTPEGTCGNFQQGSCHAFHSYDVFERYCVGQQSCVVPITPEIFGGDPCPNVMKKLSVEAICS, from the exons ATGggtttgaaattgaatatcGCAATTTGCAATGTGATTTTTGTGGTGTTATTGAGCTCATGGGTTTCTAGTGTGGAAGCTTCTGTTTCTTATGATTCAAGGGCCATTTCTGTGAATGGGGAGAGGAAGATTCTTATTTCTGGATCAATACACTATCCAAGAAGCACTCCTGAG ATGTGGCCAGATCTTATTCAGAAGGCAAAGGAAGGGGGAGTTGATGTGATTCAGACTTATGTTTTTTGGAATGGGCATGAGCCTGAACCTGGAAAG TATTATTTTGAGGAGAGGTATGATTTAGTGAAGTTTATTAAGCTGATTAAGGAAGCTGGGCTTTATGTTCATCTCAGAATTGGCCCTTATGCTTGTGCTGAGTGGAATTTTGG AGGTTTTCCAGTTTGGTTGAAGTATGTTCCAGGCATTAGTTTCAGGACAAATAATGAGCCTTTTAAG GCTGCTATGCAAAAGTTCACAACCATGATTGTGGACATGATGAAAGCCGAAAAGCTGTACGAAACTCAGGGCGGTCCGATCATACTATCTCAG ATTGAAAATGAGTATGGACCGATGGAATACGAGCTAGGTGCACCAGCGGTGGCTTACTCAGAATGGGCGGCCAAAATGGCGGTGGATCTCGGCACTGGTGTCCCGTGGATCATGTGCAAGCAGGACGACGCCCCCGACCCAATT ATCAATACTTGCAATGGTTACTACTGTGATTACTTCTCACCCAATAAGGCTTATAAACCGAAGATGTGGACTGAAGCATGGACCGGCTG GTTTACTGAATTCGGAGGTCCAGTTCCGTACCGGCCAGTTGAAGACATGGCCTATTCCGTTGCCAAATTTATTCAATCAGGAGGTTCTTACATAAACTATTATATG TTCCATGGAGGTACAAACTTTGGGCGGACTGCTGGCGGCCCGTTTATCGCTACTAGCTACGACTATGATGCGCCTCTTGATGAATATG GACTACCGAGGGAGCCAAAGTATGGTCATCTGAAAGACTTGCATCGAGCCATCAAGCTCTGTGAGCCAGCTCTATTATCTGGAGATCTTACAGTAACGTCACTCGGAAACTATCAGGAG GCTCATGTTTACAAATCGAAGTCTGGTCTTTGTGCTGCTTTTCTTGGAAATTATGATCAGCATTCATTTGCTAAAGTGGCGTTTGCGGACCAGCACTACAACTTGCCTCCGTGGTCCATCAGCATCCTTCCCGACTGCAAGAATACTGTTTACAATACAGCAAGG attGGTGCCCAAAGTTCGCAAATGAAGATGACTCCGGTCAGCAAGGACTTTGAGTGGACGTCATACAACGAAGAGGCTGCATCACGTGGGGCCAACTCGTTTACGATGGTTGGATTGGTGGAGCAGGTCAATACCACCAGAGACAACACTGACTATTTATGGTACACAACAGA AGTGGAGATTGACCCGAGCGAGGGATTTTTAAGAGGTGGGAAGCCTCCCGTTCTTACAGTATCGTCTGCTGGACACGCCCTGCACGTATTTATCAACGGACAACTTTCAG GAACTGCCTATGGAAGTCTAGAAGATCCCAGATTAACCTTTAGTGACAGTGTGCCTCTGAAAGCCGGAGTAAACCAAATCTCGCTGCTGAGCATTGCTGTTGGTCTCCCG AATATCGGCCCACATTTTGAAACATGGAAGGCCGGAGTTCTTGGTCCTGTTTCACTCACTGGTCTTAATGAGCGGAAAAGAGACTTAACATGGCAAAAATGGTCTTATACG GTCGGTCTAGAAGGAGAATCCCTTAGCCTTCATTCAATCAGTGGAAGCTCTTCTGTAGAATGGGTTGAAGGATCGCTCGTAAGTGAAAGGCAACCGTTGACGTGGTACAAG ACTACTTTCAACGCTCCAGAAGGAGACGAGCCTCTGGCTTTGGATATGAACACCATGAGTAAAGGTCAGGTGTGGATAAATGGTCAAAGCATCGGGCGCTACTGGACCCAGTACAAAGCGTCTAATGGCTGCACGCCCTGCAATTATACGGGTTGGTTCACCGAGAAAAAATGCCTAACCAACTGCGGTGAAGCTTCTCAGAGATG GTACCACGTTCCTCGCTCCTGGCTCCGTCCAACGGGAAATTTGTTGGTCGTGTTTGAAGAATGGGGAGGGAATCCTTACGGGATCACTCTCGTGAAGAGGGAAGTAGCAAGTGTATGCTCTGATATATATGAATGGCAGCCGACCTTAGTGAACTGGGAGCTGCGGTCATATTGGAAAGTCGACAAACCATTGAGGCCGAAAGCTCACCTCTCGTGTGCTACGGGTCAGAAGATCTCATCCATCAAGTTTGCTAGCTTTGGAACACCTGAAGGCACCTGTGGAAACTTCCAACAGGGGAGCTGCCACGCATTCCATTCCTACGACGTTTTTGAAAGG TACTGTGTCGGCCAACAATCTTGCGTGGTGCCTATAACACCCGAGATCTTTGGTGGAGATCCATGTCCGAATGTGATGAAGAAACTCTCGGTCGAGGCCATCTGCAGCTAA
- the LOC125204433 gene encoding uncharacterized protein LOC125204433, giving the protein MAATPLLLLLPITTLNSPQQASIFRVTMSSCLSFFLLLTLSILLFTLYTIFKNHNGGKGEEGSVKIQSLPENAAERPNQETGREPGPGSSARSLLLEILPPEWEALLGGGEGAGEESGPGREDKKRRRKRARKKKAGPSEEEEEGRKGKEELVCLYPFTKSCSATQRKIKQQYDQLVKSHGSNGLTLDQVGQFVNCLVEARNELQSKSEVIKRRFTITKALLFKADRSSFDRLRQQIYKLELEQKRLEEDAFVYNWLQQQLKVSPAYKKMLEISACMETKAKSSSPEESQDASFCDISFEELLAQEKKDAFWQRNGKLRTCSG; this is encoded by the exons ATGGCGGCCACcccacttcttcttcttctcccaaTCACCACTCTCAATTCGCCGCAGCAAGCTTCAATCTTTCGCGTTACAATGTCCTCCTGCCtctccttcttcctcctcctcaccCTCTCCATCCTCCTCTTCACCCTCTACACAATCTTCAAGAATCACAATGGCGGAAAGGGGGAAGAGGGCTCagtaaaaatccaatctttacCCGAAAACGCCGCCGAGAGGCCGAATCAGGAAACGGGCCGGGAGCCCGGCCCGGGGAGTTCGGCCCGGTCCCTTCTTCTCGAGATCTTGCCGCCGGAATGGGAGGCCCTTTTGGGTGGAGGGGAGGGTGCTGGTGAGGAGAGCGGGCCGGGCCGGGAGGAtaagaagaggaggaggaagcgGGCCAGGAAGAAGAAGGCCGGGCCGagtgaggaggaggaggaggggaGGAAAGGGAAGGAGGAGTTGGTGTGTTTGTATCCTTTCACAAAGTCTTGTAGTGCTACGCAGAGGAAGATCAAGCAGCAGTATGATCAGCTTGTCAAGTCTCATGGATCAAATGGATTGACTCTTGAtcag GTTGGACAATTCGTCAATTGCCTGGTTGAAGCGAGAAACGAGCTGCAAAGCAA ATCCGAAGTCATCAAGAGGAGATTCACAATCACCAAGGCCCTTCTGTTTAAGGCCGACAGATCCTCCTTTGACCGCCTCCGGCAACAG ATATACAAGCTGGAACTAGAGCAGAAGAGACTAGAAGAGGACGCTTTCGTCTATAACTGGCTTCAACAGCAGCTTAAGGTCTCTCCCGCATACAAGAAG ATGCTAGAAATCAGCGCGTGTATGGAGACGAAAGCAAAGTCCAGCAGCCCTGAAGAGAGCCAAGACGCCAGCTTCTGCGATATATCATTTGAGGAACTACTAGCACAAGAGAAGAAGGACGCATTTTG GCAGAGAAACGGGAAGCTGAGAACGTGCTCGGGGTGA